The region TCTTCTCGCTTTCGCGCACGCGCAGATCCTTCATGAACTCGATGTGAATGTCCATCATCTCGCGCGACACCTTCTCATCGTCTGGGGCATTCTTGGCGTAGCGCAGCTTGTGCTCGGCGTGATCCAGCCAGTCGAACAGAGCCTGGACACGGGCATTCAGCTTCTCAGCATCGACCAGGGCCACCTCGAGACGCTCGCCGCGTTTGCCGACAGCACTCTTGACCTCCTCCCAAATGGACTGCAGCTCATCCAGCTGGCGTCCCACCTCGGGATTGTTGCCCGATCGCTCCAGATCGCGTCCGGTCTTTAGCACGCCCTGCATCTGAGCGGCCCGCTTCTGCAGATCCTGCTCGATGTGCTTATGGTGCTCGCACAGTCCTTGAACCGTCTCCAGGTCGCCGTGGACGGGTCCGTTCTCATTAAGGCGACTCTTGGCCTTCTTCAGCCACTCGAAGAGTTCGCCCAAAGCATCACTGAACTGACCCGATAGCAGGAGGGCCTCCTCCAACTTGCGCTGGCGTTCGATGCTCTTGGACCAGACTCGGGTCCACTGCTCCTTCAGCTCAAGCAGCATCTTGTCCAGCACAGGGCGGTCGCCCTTGGGCGCTCGCTCCATGAGGTTCTTGCCAGTGCGCATGGTGCCGTCGTAGACCGTCTGCTTGGCAGCCAGCTGGCGATGGGTCTCCTTCAGCTTGGCGATGTACTTCTTGATCTTTTGCGGCTCCTTCGAGGCAGTAGCCTCCTCGATGATCTGGTCTAGGACCTGCTCGGTCTCCTGCAGATACTGCATCATGCCACTCCAGGCATCGTTGAACTCACGCGCCTCCTTGTAGCCATGATCCAGAGCCCTGGTGCGCTCCGCTGCCTTGCTGACAACGCGCTCCCAGCGATGCTGCACGGAAACAAGCAGATTCTTGATAAGGATCACGTCCTGCTTTTGGCTGAAGTACTTGAGATGTGTGCCCTTcttgtccagcagcagcatggccTCGCGGTGTGTGCTCACGTCCTTCTGCAGAACCTTGTGCTCCTCCATCTGGGCTTGGATGGTCTCCAGAACGCGCGAGACGGCATCGGCATTCGACAGCTGCTTTTCGGCTTGGGTCAGCCACTCAACGAACGCCTGCAGGGTATCGTGGAACTCTGTGGCTTCCTTAAGGGCAATCTCCAGCTTGATCTTCTTGTCGGATGCCCTCGAGACGACGGCATCCCAGCGCTGCTTCAGCGTGCGCAGCGTGTGCTGCAGATTGCTGGAGGAGACCTTCATCTGGTTCTGGCGCTTGATGTACTCCTGGCCCTGGGCCTGGATCGTCTCCACCTTGGGCCTGTTTTCATCCAGCTCGTTGTACACCTCCATGAAGCGCTCCAGTTGCTCTGTGGCCGTCTCAGGAAGGCCGCCCACAGGCTTGCTGGCTCCAATAACGGCATCCACATCGCCCAGCCATCCCAGGATGTCCTGGACCTCGGATATGTAGCCGTGCGCCTCTCGCAGAGCCTCCTCCAGCTCATGCTGGCGGTCGCTGGccttctgcagcagctgcttccaTTCGTTGTTCAGCTTGCGCAGCTTCTCCTGTGTAGTCGACGCCTCGACGGAACCTTTCTCCGTCTCGATGAGCTGCCGTCCAGCATCGTTCAGCGTATCCACTGAGTTCTGGTGCGCCTGTATATCGTTGGCCAGCACCTTCAGCTTGGCCAACTCAACCTCGAGCAGTTGTGGGTCCCCGGGTATCTGTAAAGGATTCAACCAAAGGTTACACCTACTTCTGGCTGGGATTCGACCCGAGCTTTAGCGCTTACCGGTTTCAACTGATCCAAAGTGCCGTCCGTCCTGTCGATCCAGACCAGCAGCTCGTTGAGAGCGTGCTGGAATTGACCCAAGTGGAGGAGGGCGTGCTCCAGTTGCTTCTGTCTGTCGACCATGCCGCGCAGCAGAGACTCCCAGCGACGATTGACCACCGACAGGGGCTCCCGAATAGATGCCGCTTGCTCGGGTGAAGTGCGTTCCGTCAGTTCTACAGCTTGTCTGTAAGGAAGGATTCGGCGTGGGATTAGAAAGGGTATCCCGGTACATAGATGCGCAAACATTTTCAGAAAAAGCAAGCGAAGCAATACAAATGCATGGCGCAAGTGTTTTGGGCAAACAATTCATGCAATTCTTGTACAAGTAGAGTACTTTGGGTGCATACTCGGGTAAGCAAAGACGCACGTGCCGCGACACCACAATACCCGGTACTcaatacagtatatatataaagtatatatataatcttATGATCTATGCaacttttaaaatatattcctATCCTCTTTCCAACTAATGACAAATATTCGAAGTGCTTTCATACCGCATATTCCATtacatctctctcttttcttttctctctgtttccATCAACGAATTACCATCCGACCGTTATATATCGCTCACTCCGCCGTCCACCAGAAAGATATGGACTTGATGGGACTCTTCTCGCTGTCACTTACACCTTTAGGAATCGAACAAACCCCCACAATAtttgagtaccgggtataaaaagcaaaTGCGTTTAGATCACGCCTTCAGTTGGTTTACTCCATCGAGCGTGCACTGTGTAAATCTGTGGCAATCGAAAAACATGCTCGGCTCAGCTTAAATGAACCAAAGACCAAAGATCTCAGTAGATCCAGTGATCAGGTATCAGGTATCAGATATCAGGCACTTAACAATACACATAACGTGAacaacgaacgaacgaacgcaCTAACGAGATTTTGATTGAGATTTCTTGCCTTTCTAGACCTCTGCCAATTCACACGATGATAGATACGACACCAGGGCGATAAAATATTAGATTTGGAAACAGCATTGAATTGATTCGAAGGCCTTACCTGTTTAATGCTTCTACTTCAACCATATGCGGATCGACTTCATCCTTGAACGACTTGAGTTGTTCAATCTGGCGCTTGACGGCATCAATGTCGGAGCCCACGGGTCCCAGATGGCCAAACTTGTCCTCGGCCTTGGTGAGGAACTTGAGCAGGTTCTGGAGAGTCTCGTGGAACTCCATGGCCTTCTCCATGGCATCGATGAGGTTCTCCTCGCGCTTTGCGTACAGAGCCGTGATGTTGTCCCAGGCATTGTCCAGGTCCTCGATGTGCTTCTTCACCTCGGGCTTGTCGGGCTCGCCGCACATGTTCATCAGGTTGCTGCCGTGACGGCGCACCTGCTCGACCTCGGGCTTGGTCTGGTCAATCTCATGGCGGATCTCCTGCAGGGCCACCTGCTGCTTCTTGATGTCCTGAGGCTGGGCTGCCGGCGGCTCCTGGCAAGAGAGCGTCTCTTCCAGATCCTTGAGGGTCTTCATCACGCTGTTGAGCTGCTTCCAGAAGGGCTCGGCCACGCTCAGGATATCATCCAGCGAGCTGCCGCGCTTCTTCGTGGCCTTCTGCACATCGTTCCACAGGTTGTTGAGCTTCTCCAGCTTCGCCTTGATGTCGCGCACAGCCGGATCGGCCTTGTTGCCCGCTTTGGCAATGACATCGTTGGCCGCCCGCTGCACAGCGCTGAATGCATCCTGCCGCTTGTCCAGGTCATCCATAAGGGCGTCGTTGTCCTCGATCTGCTCGCGTATCTTCTGGGGCAGGGCCGAGAGGGGATCCAGCTGGTTCACCTGATCCACTGTGTTGGCCAGGGCACGCAGCATTCCCTCCAGCTTGTCCGAGAACTGACTGGACTCCTGCAGAGCACTCTCCAGCGCCTGCTGGCGCTCGCGGAGCTCTAGACGGAGGGCAGCATAGCGCGCGTTGTCCGTGTCGAGGATCTCGTTGATCTTCGAGCCGTCCTCGTCGGCCACCAGGGCGCCCAGTGCCTCGCCCGTCTTGTTCAGCTTGTCCAGGAGTGGCTTGTGCTCCGCAATGGACTGCAGCAGACGCTCGTTCTTGTCCTGCTGCAAGGTGATCTGGTCGGGACGCAGAGCGGGCATGCTCAGGCGTGAGATCTGCTGCTCCATGTCATCCAGCCAGGTCGTCAGACCTTGATGCGAGTCGGCAAAGTGCTCCGAAAGGGGCAGGGCTTGCTCCAGGATGCCCAGACGCTCGCTGCACAGCTGGGCCACTGTGTCGACGATCTCCTTGAGATCATCTAGCTTCTCGCGCAGCGTGGCCGTGTTCTCGCTCTGCGGCGACTCCCGCAGAACCTTCTTGGAGGCAGCGGTCACGTCTCGCACGCGTCCCTTCTGACTGGATATGTCGTCGTTGATCGAGCGATGCTCTTGCAGCTGGGCACGCACCAGCTTCGGCTCCATGGCCGGATGGTCGGCCTCGCGCAGTGTGGTGTCCATCTCGCGGAACCACTCGAGCAAGTCGTCGATGTCGCCGGTCACCTCCTTGGCCCGCTGGTTGCTCAAATGCAGCCGCTCGGCCTTGCGCTGGATCTGCTCCACGATGGAGTCGAAGCGACGGTTGTCGCGCGTCACAATACTCTCGATGGTCGCTGCCCCCTCGCCGGGGGACAGTTGTCCCAGCTGCGGACCCACCTGGTTGATGGTGTCCAGAATGGGGCGCATATCGGCCAGTTCACCCTCCAGTCGCAGGACGTCCGCCTGACGGGGCTCGCTGGGAGCTAGCGCTGTCTCGGCCGTCTGCATCCACTCCACCAGACGGGTGTGTGCCTCGTGGAACTGCTGCACCAGTGGCAGGGCATTCTGGGCGCTCTTCAACAGATCCCCACCGCGATTGGTCAGATCCCCGTAGCGGCGCTGCAGCGAGTCGAGCTTGTCCTTCAGCTGGATGGCCTCGTCGTTGGATATGTGCTTCATCAGCTCGGCGCCGGTCTCCACGGTAGCCTCCACATTCGATGCGTGACCGGCAATGTTCTCGTTAAGCTCCAGCAGATGGTCCATCTGCTCCAGCAGCTTCTCGGCGTACACGGGCACGGACTTGAAGCGCTTCAGCTCGTTCTCCATGCTCTCCATCCAGGCTACAAGATCTTGGTAGCTGAGGACCAGGTGACGCAGTCCCTGGCGGGACTCGGCGAGCAGGGCGCCGATGTTATCGCTGGCATCGACCAGGCCGGTATATCGCTCGGTCACGCCTCGCACCTTCTCGCCCAGATTGACGGCCTCCTCGTCGCTAACGAGATGCATCAGCTGGGCGGCCACAtcggccaggtcggtgaaatCGGGCTTCTTGCCGAGAATCTCGTCGTGGAGACGGTCGTGCTCGCGTATCCTCTGCTGGATCTTCTCCTCGTCGGTGGGTATCAATTCCATCGACTTGACGGCGCGCTCTGTGCCGTCCAGCCACACTTCGAGGGGACTGATCTTGTCGTGGAATCTCTTGGCCACCTCCATGGCTTCCTCCAGGTCCTGTTCGCGTTGCTCGGCTCCGTCGGTGAGGGCATCGAAGCGCTTCATCAGATCGTTCAGCTGCTTCTCGATGGAAGCCCGTTCGGAGGGCTCGCAGTGATTGGCCACTTCCTGGCCGAGATTGGCCAGAGAGCCCATGGAATTCTGGCGATCGAGGAGCATCTTCTTCAGGAACTTTTGCTCCTGCAGCTGGGCCTTGACCACCTTGTAGTCGGAGCTGGGCGGCTTCTGGTTGGCCACCATCTCCTCGGTGTCGCTCAGCCACTTGGAGAGGCCGGCGAGGGCCTCCTGGAACTTGCCCGATTGGAGCAGGGCCACGTCCAACCGACGATCGCGCTCGTTCATGCGCTCCTTCAGGTCATTCCAGCGGTCGTTCAGCTTCTCCAGATCCTTCTCGATCGTGCTGGTCGAGACCCCGGTGCCGGCAGACCGCACCAGATCCCGTCCGGCCACATTGACTTTGTCGACATTGATGGCCAGAGGCTCCACCTTTCGCTCCCTGAACTGGCGGAAGTCCTCCTGCTGGCGACGTATCTGGTCTAGTTCGGAGCCCACGGGCTTCATGCGTTTGAACTCCTCGCTCACGTCCTGGATGTCGTCGAGGGTCTGCGACTGGTTGTCGTAGAACTCGCGCAGGGCCTTAAGCGTGGCCTGCAAGTTTTCCTCGTGATCTCTCACTCGGTTGTCCAAGCGACCCAGAGTCTTGCGCAGCGTGGAGATTTGCTCGCGCGTCTGAGTGGTGTCCGCGGCAAAGCCAGCGTCCACCAGAACATCAGCGGCACGCTCAGCATCTTCGAGGCGACCCACCAGGCGGTCCAGCCTGTTCTGGATCTTGCCAACAtcgtccagctgctgctgcacgatCTTGATTTCGCGTGCGGGCGGCGACAGCTTCTCGATCTCCGTCTCCAGGTCATTCAGATCGATGCCCAGGCTCTTCATTTGCTCATTGAACTGGGACACGGCTGTGGCAGCCGACTGCAGTTCGCCGCAGCGATCATCCAGGCGTCCCTGTAGCTCGGACAGGCGATCGGCCAGACCGTCCACTTCGCTAGTCAGATGATCGGCATCGCCGCCGGCAGCTCTGGCCTCGGCGCTTATGTCCTTGGCCAGAGCCTTGAGCGACTGCAGGGGCTTGCTCAGGTTTGTCAACTCCTCGCGTATGGCCTTGACGCGCTCCAGCAGTTTGGGATCCTTGGCAGCTCCACCCAAAGCATCGTGGGCGGCGAGGCGATCCTCGCAGCGGCCCAGCGAATGATCCAGATTGCGCAGCTCATCATTGAAGTCGCCCAGGCGACGCGAGCAGTTCTCAATCTCGTGGGCACGGGCAATGAGGTCGTTGTTGAGGCGCTCCCAGCGATCGCGGATGTCCTGCAGCTCGGCCTTGATGGGCTCCTTGTCGATGTCGCAACTGGTAAGGAAGGTCTCGCCCAGACCCTTGGTGTTCTCGAACTCCCCGGAGTGCTTCCACACTTCGTTGCGGAAGGTCTGCAGGTCGCGCAGTCGCGTCTCCAGCTTCGCCTTGGACAGCACGCCGGGCGTCAGGTCGGACAACTTGTCCTCTGCGGTGCGCAGCCAGGCGAGGAATGTCTCCGAGGTCTGCGAGTACTTCTTGCAGTGCTCCATGCAGGTCTGCAGTCGTGTGTGCCGGTCGACGGCCTCGCGACGCAGCTTCTCCCACTGCTGTTGGATGCGCTCCAGGTCGCGCTTGACGCTGCGATCCTGCTGGCGGTCGGACAGATCCTTGCCCTTGTTGATCAGCATGATCACCTCGTGCTCGCGGGCCATCACCTCGCGGTAGATGGGCTCATGGGTGTCGATCTGGTGCTGCAGCGTCGGCTTGTGGGCGGACACCAGCAGACGATCGCTCAGATTCGAGAGCTCGCCCGAAAGCCAGCCGAGGGTCTTGGAGCAGTTCTCGGCAAAGTGACGGCCATCGCGTAGTGAGGCCTCTGTCTCGGCCTTCTTGGTATCCAGCTTCTTCTGGAGCGCCAGGTACTGCTTCTCCAGGGCGGCAACGCGGCTGTTGACATCAGCCCGCGAAGCAGGATCCCCGAGAATGTTGCACAGTGTGGCCGCGGACTGTTCCACGTCGGCCAGGAGAGGGCGCTGGCCCTCCAGTTGTCGCTCCAGGTTCTCGATTTTGCGCAGATTCTCCTGGTGATCCCCATCCAGGGGCAGAGTGTCCAGGCTGTCGCTGATGTTCTGCAGGGCCTCGCGCAGCCGATTGACGGCCGCATCGAACTCCTTGGAACTGTCGGCGGCGCCGCCTAGGCTGTTGGCGCGATCATCGAGCTTGCCCACCAGATCCTCCCACTTGCCGATTATGTCCTTGAGCTTGATCTCGACGGCCTGGGCATCGGGTGTGCCGGCCAAATGGTCGACCACATCGTGTCCCAACTCCTGCAAGTGCTTCAGTTGAGGCTGCTGGGTGCGGAACTCCTCGCGGAGGACTTGGACCTGCTGTACCTGGCTCTGAACCATGCGGGGGTCCGAGGAGATGGGTCCCAGGACCGTCAGCATGCGCTCCTTGCTGTCCAGCCAGCCCTTCAGGTTGCCGTGGGTGTCAAGGAAGTCGCGCAGCTTCTCGGCGAAGGCGATGCGGTTCTTGCAGATGTCGTTGAGATTCTTCCACTTCTCCTGGATGCCATCGTTCTCGAGGCGCAGCTGCTCGGCGCCTGGGACGTCCGATTTGCGTCGCAGGATGTCCTTGACCTGGGCCTTGGTGGTGTCTAGCAGGCTCTGCTTCTCGTACATGTCCTCGAGGATCTTGCGCGCCTGCTTGATGCAGCGCTCGGCCTCCTCCTTGTTGGAGACTGACTCCTTGGGCAACTGGCGCTGAATGCGCTCCAGGAACTGTGCAAGACCCTTGAGGTTCTCGTACTGCTTGCGCAGCTCCTCGCTCAGGTTGTCCAGCTCGTGCTGGCGATCGTTGAGCCGCACGCCAATGAGCCCGTAGCGATTGTTGATCTcgctcagctgctgctgcaccggAGACAGCTCGGACAGCTGGAAGCCGTCCTGAGAGGATCTGCGGCTACCGAATCCACTGGAACCAGTCGATAGTGGCGACAGAATGCCTCCCttggtggggctggggctccTGGCGTTCTGCTCCGCTCCAGACATGCGTCGCAACGGACTCGTCCGCTTGATCGGGCTGTACGTGGAACGCTTGCGCGCGGGGCTCTCGGGCCGAATCAAAGCGTCGTACTGCGCTCCCACATCGTTGATCTTGTCAATGATGGGAGCGTAGTCACGATAGTCCTTGCATATGGGCTTCAGTTCGTCGTGCTGCTGCCGTATGCGGTCCAGGTCAATGGCCACCGGCGGCAGTCCGTTGACGCGTGCCTCCGTGCTGGCCAGCCAGGAGAGCACCTGGTCCTTGAGTCCCTCGTaggccagctgctgctcagcCTTCTGCTTGGACAGCTTTGCCCGCTCATCgatgctgatgttgatgttgcGCCACTGCGACTCCAGAGCCTTGATGCGATCCCGCAGGCCTCCGGTGTCGGTGACATCGCGCAGACTAATCAGATCCTTGCCCTGGCGTACACACTCCTCGAACTGGGGCGCCAGTTGATCCTTGTCGCGCGACAGTTCGTGCATGCGGCGGGCCAGCTCCTCGGTGGACAGCAGACTGGTCTCGCGACTGTCCAGTGCCTCCTGCAAGCTGCCCATGCGTTGCTCCACAGTGCTGATCTCGTCCAGATACCGGCTGAGGCGGATGTAGACATCATCCAGGAACTCGCCCCGCTTGTTGACCTTTTCGTAAAGCTTCTCAAACTTGCCTGTGACGTCGTTCAGATTGGCCTCCACCTTCTTGGCGATGCGCGCATTCGAGGCGCTGGCTAGCAAATGTTTGGCCGAGATCTGGACGCTGTCGATGCTGGCCTGGTGCGACTGCAGATCGGCTAGCAGAACCTTGTGCTCGCGTATTTGCTCCTGGAGGCGCTCCTTGATGAGCGAGGCGGGACGCAGGTTGAGCTTGTACTTGTCCTCGGCCTGGCTGACCCAACCTCCCAGACTATCCAGGGCGTCCTGCACGCCCTGCGACTGCACGAGCGTCTTGTCGAGATTCTTGCAGTGCTCGCCCAGGTtgtccagcagctgctggtaACCGTTCTTCAGGTCGGCGATGGGCAGCTCCAGCTGGTTGATTTCCATGGGGCTGAGCTGGCCGCCGAGGCTGCGCAGCAGGTTGTCGAGTGCCTGCTGTGCGTTGTCCACCAGGCGGCCGCTAGAGAGGAGCTCGTTATGCAGGGCCTTGGCCTCGTTCATCTGATCCTGGACGGCCTTGGGATCGCCGGCAATCGGCTCGGAGATGAGGCGGGACACGCGAGGATGCACGCTCCTCAGCCACTCGCTGGCCTTGTCCAGCGCATCCTGATACTCCCGTTGGCGTCCGCCCAGTCCAGATACGCGATCCTGCAGGGCATTCACGCGGTTCAGCAGATCCTTGTATTGGGCCGAGACCAGCGACACCTCCTGCCGGATGGGGCTCTCGGCACTGGCCAACGGCTCGACATGGGGCAGCCTCTCCGGCAGCGAAGTGCGAAAATCATTGAGTATCCCAAGGAACTCCTTGCTCTCGTCCACAAACTTCTGCGCGGCCATGGTGATGAAGCGCAGATCGGCCTGGTGGCCAATCACATCGCTGACAAACTCGCGGATGGAGTCTGCCTGGGATCCGAGTCGTGTCAGATCCGACAGCGAGCGCTCCTTGTCCTCGAGGGTGCGTCGGGCCATTTGCAGCCAGTCGGAGAAGACGTCCAGTTCGCTGCGCAGCTTCGTGAGCTCATCACGTCCCGCCTCCAGGCGGCGCAGCAGACGCACGGTGCGATCGTTGACACGATCCACGCGTGAGCGCAGCTCCCGTCCGGAGTTCTCCAAAGTGGTCACTTCTGGGGCGGAGAGGACATCGCCGCCAGTGAGCACAAT is a window of Drosophila pseudoobscura strain MV-25-SWS-2005 chromosome 3, UCI_Dpse_MV25, whole genome shotgun sequence DNA encoding:
- the shot gene encoding dystonin isoform X34, yielding MHSSSQSTLKRTQQLVRQTNGGRGDILSSGSEVVHSSRGPPITTNIDDSSLRYRHETKRERTVEAVITDYPGVSPLGSVPHERTNFERTVTFQDAAGNGRRTSESRALVPSGGNISAAASSGSYQQVTRNKRISTEVLGSSVESTKTSQRAPNGHRRVTTHIVRKVTTLSRAEENAQPAEDLLPPAKMIRSSELEYRRALPAPLAIESSSTQHREISDIVVGKEDNVSAREALLRWARRSTARYPGVRVNDFTSSWRDGLAFSALVHRNRPDLLDWRKARNDRPRDRLETAFHIVEKEYGVTRLLDPEDVDTNEPDEKSLITYISSLYDVFPEPPSIHPLFDMESQRRVHEYRDLAQQFIYWCREKTAYLQERSFPPTLIEMKRLLSDLQRFRSEEVSARKREKSKLIQIYKELERYFETVGEVDVEAELRPDAIEKAWYRMNTALQDREVILQQEIERLERLQRLADKVQREIKHVDQKLTDLETRIVEEGRRIERLHPVDAKSIVESLETEIRHLEEPIQDMNQDCHVLNEGRYPHVSELHKKVNKLHQRWAQLRTNFHTNLVQKLSGLKYPVHETTVTRQTRMVVESRQIDTNPHFRDLQDHIEWCQNKLKQLLAADYGSDLPSVKEELDRQQHEHKIIDQFHSKILNDERQQTKFTGDELNLYQQRLNQLQKVYAELLSTSTKRLSDLDSLQHFLGQASAELQWLNEKEQVEITRDWADKQLDLPSVHRYYENLMSELEKREMHFATILDRGEALLNQQHPASKCVEAHLTALQQQWAWLLQLTLCLEVHLKHATEYHQFFGEIKDAEQWLAKRDEILNSKFSQSDFGLDQGETLLRGMQDLREELNSFGETVATLQRRAQTIVPLNKRRQPVNRQGPVQAICAYKQQGQLQIEKGETVTLLDNSGRVKWRVRTAKGQEGSIPGACLLLPPPDQEAIDAAERLKRLFDRSVALWQKKHLRLRQNMIFATIRVVKGWDFDQFLAMGPEQRTAIRRALNDDADKLLSEGDPNDPQLRRLRREMDEVNRLFDEFEKRARAEEESKQASRIFTEECIAIKGKLEDMARELDQIILAPLPRDLDSLEHVLEIHGDYERRLHLLEPELKHLQETFRTIALKTPVLKKSLDNLMELWKELNTQSGLHKDRLKLLEASLAGLEDNEHVISELENELARHHDLPSTAEGLQQVFKQLTQMQDIITQQQPQMDKMNDAADQLGRMGVPTKVLGDLKRLHSNVERLNTRWSAVCNQLGERMRSCETAIGLMKNLQSSVQVEESWVDGTTERLSAMPTATSAYELDKLLGAAIERKPKIENVNVAGGRLIREAKIYDSKCLRFVDWLLEARPSFSPPRRDLRPADSDPGATQYYSQRLDNLNTKYDRLLEQLSQRLKTAIEVNGSDGLQYAESLQKPLKTFRVDFSAGSVPTGDGHAARPEDLYTTTYSTTQFSSTKTTKSSSKSIYSSDNLDPASQELANASPIGTQIQFNEIRTLKRSQQFPGGNSVLDIAGIRDPRTGRILTIGEAIQLRILDVRTGEMLVGDRRITLEQAAEQGLIDSQLARQLLQPGAGRDPSGRELSLLEVIQREISEAESGYETAEKRIKQAVFEKFNMCEENVNDLLKWVTTVEQKISSVGGPREKIDELRNQINALKQIKDEIESQQRPVATCLEQIRQIVLTGGDVLSAPEVTTLENSGRELRSRVDRVNDRTVRLLRRLEAGRDELTKLRSELDVFSDWLQMARRTLEDKERSLSDLTRLGSQADSIREFVSDVIGHQADLRFITMAAQKFVDESKEFLGILNDFRTSLPERLPHVEPLASAESPIRQEVSLVSAQYKDLLNRVNALQDRVSGLGGRQREYQDALDKASEWLRSVHPRVSRLISEPIAGDPKAVQDQMNEAKALHNELLSSGRLVDNAQQALDNLLRSLGGQLSPMEINQLELPIADLKNGYQQLLDNLGEHCKNLDKTLVQSQGVQDALDSLGGWVSQAEDKYKLNLRPASLIKERLQEQIREHKVLLADLQSHQASIDSVQISAKHLLASASNARIAKKVEANLNDVTGKFEKLYEKVNKRGEFLDDVYIRLSRYLDEISTVEQRMGSLQEALDSRETSLLSTEELARRMHELSRDKDQLAPQFEECVRQGKDLISLRDVTDTGGLRDRIKALESQWRNINISIDERAKLSKQKAEQQLAYEGLKDQVLSWLASTEARVNGLPPVAIDLDRIRQQHDELKPICKDYRDYAPIIDKINDVGAQYDALIRPESPARKRSTYSPIKRTSPLRRMSGAEQNARSPSPTKGGILSPLSTGSSGFGSRRSSQDGFQLSELSPVQQQLSEINNRYGLIGVRLNDRQHELDNLSEELRKQYENLKGLAQFLERIQRQLPKESVSNKEEAERCIKQARKILEDMYEKQSLLDTTKAQVKDILRRKSDVPGAEQLRLENDGIQEKWKNLNDICKNRIAFAEKLRDFLDTHGNLKGWLDSKERMLTVLGPISSDPRMVQSQVQQVQVLREEFRTQQPQLKHLQELGHDVVDHLAGTPDAQAVEIKLKDIIGKWEDLVGKLDDRANSLGGAADSSKEFDAAVNRLREALQNISDSLDTLPLDGDHQENLRKIENLERQLEGQRPLLADVEQSAATLCNILGDPASRADVNSRVAALEKQYLALQKKLDTKKAETEASLRDGRHFAENCSKTLGWLSGELSNLSDRLLVSAHKPTLQHQIDTHEPIYREVMAREHEVIMLINKGKDLSDRQQDRSVKRDLERIQQQWEKLRREAVDRHTRLQTCMEHCKKYSQTSETFLAWLRTAEDKLSDLTPGVLSKAKLETRLRDLQTFRNEVWKHSGEFENTKGLGETFLTSCDIDKEPIKAELQDIRDRWERLNNDLIARAHEIENCSRRLGDFNDELRNLDHSLGRCEDRLAAHDALGGAAKDPKLLERVKAIREELTNLSKPLQSLKALAKDISAEARAAGGDADHLTSEVDGLADRLSELQGRLDDRCGELQSAATAVSQFNEQMKSLGIDLNDLETEIEKLSPPAREIKIVQQQLDDVGKIQNRLDRLVGRLEDAERAADVLVDAGFAADTTQTREQISTLRKTLGRLDNRVRDHEENLQATLKALREFYDNQSQTLDDIQDVSEEFKRMKPVGSELDQIRRQQEDFRQFRERKVEPLAINVDKVNVAGRDLVRSAGTGVSTSTIEKDLEKLNDRWNDLKERMNERDRRLDVALLQSGKFQEALAGLSKWLSDTEEMVANQKPPSSDYKVVKAQLQEQKFLKKMLLDRQNSMGSLANLGQEVANHCEPSERASIEKQLNDLMKRFDALTDGAEQREQDLEEAMEVAKRFHDKISPLEVWLDGTERAVKSMELIPTDEEKIQQRIREHDRLHDEILGKKPDFTDLADVAAQLMHLVSDEEAVNLGEKVRGVTERYTGLVDASDNIGALLAESRQGLRHLVLSYQDLVAWMESMENELKRFKSVPVYAEKLLEQMDHLLELNENIAGHASNVEATVETGAELMKHISNDEAIQLKDKLDSLQRRYGDLTNRGGDLLKSAQNALPLVQQFHEAHTRLVEWMQTAETALAPSEPRQADVLRLEGELADMRPILDTINQVGPQLGQLSPGEGAATIESIVTRDNRRFDSIVEQIQRKAERLHLSNQRAKEVTGDIDDLLEWFREMDTTLREADHPAMEPKLVRAQLQEHRSINDDISSQKGRVRDVTAASKKVLRESPQSENTATLREKLDDLKEIVDTVAQLCSERLGILEQALPLSEHFADSHQGLTTWLDDMEQQISRLSMPALRPDQITLQQDKNERLLQSIAEHKPLLDKLNKTGEALGALVADEDGSKINEILDTDNARYAALRLELRERQQALESALQESSQFSDKLEGMLRALANTVDQVNQLDPLSALPQKIREQIEDNDALMDDLDKRQDAFSAVQRAANDVIAKAGNKADPAVRDIKAKLEKLNNLWNDVQKATKKRGSSLDDILSVAEPFWKQLNSVMKTLKDLEETLSCQEPPAAQPQDIKKQQVALQEIRHEIDQTKPEVEQVRRHGSNLMNMCGEPDKPEVKKHIEDLDNAWDNITALYAKREENLIDAMEKAMEFHETLQNLLKFLTKAEDKFGHLGPVGSDIDAVKRQIEQLKSFKDEVDPHMVEVEALNRQAVELTERTSPEQAASIREPLSVVNRRWESLLRGMVDRQKQLEHALLHLGQFQHALNELLVWIDRTDGTLDQLKPIPGDPQLLEVELAKLKVLANDIQAHQNSVDTLNDAGRQLIETEKGSVEASTTQEKLRKLNNEWKQLLQKASDRQHELEEALREAHGYISEVQDILGWLGDVDAVIGASKPVGGLPETATEQLERFMEVYNELDENRPKVETIQAQGQEYIKRQNQMKVSSSNLQHTLRTLKQRWDAVVSRASDKKIKLEIALKEATEFHDTLQAFVEWLTQAEKQLSNADAVSRVLETIQAQMEEHKVLQKDVSTHREAMLLLDKKGTHLKYFSQKQDVILIKNLLVSVQHRWERVVSKAAERTRALDHGYKEAREFNDAWSGMMQYLQETEQVLDQIIEEATASKEPQKIKKYIAKLKETHRQLAAKQTVYDGTMRTGKNLMERAPKGDRPVLDKMLLELKEQWTRVWSKSIERQRKLEEALLLSGQFSDALGELFEWLKKAKSRLNENGPVHGDLETVQGLCEHHKHIEQDLQKRAAQMQGVLKTGRDLERSGNNPEVGRQLDELQSIWEEVKSAVGKRGERLEVALVDAEKLNARVQALFDWLDHAEHKLRYAKNAPDDEKVSREMMDIHIEFMKDLRVRESEKTETFEYAEDIIGKAYPDAIPIIKNWLSIIQQRWEEVRQWAINRESKLGLHLQSLKDLDDNIEELLAWLTGLEGTLLNLKHEQLPDEIPPVEKLIEDHKEFMENTARRQTEVDRACKPRQLPPGARKPSRSGKTPVRGSSHDLREQSPDGMRRQSFKGSRDQGLNARKGSSTGPELEFRSPRAKLLWTKWRDVWMLSWERQRLLNDHLLYLKDVERARNFSWDDWRKRFLKYMNHKKSRLTDLFRKMDKDNNGMIPRDVFIDGILNTKFDTSGLEMKAVADLFDRNGEGLIDWQEFIAALRPDWQERKPANDSDKIHDEVKRLVMLCTCRQKFRVFQVGEGKYRFGDSQKLRLVRILRSTVMVRVGGGWVALDEFLQKNDPCRAKGRTNIELREQFILADGVSQSMAAFTPRRSTPNAAATATSSPHAHNGGSSNLPPYMSGQGPIIKVRERSVRSIPMSRPSRSSLSASTPDSLSDNEGSHGGPSGRYTPRKVTYTSTRTGLTPGGSRAGSKPNSRPLSRQGSKPPSRHGSTLSLDSTDDHTPSRIPQRKPSTASTASGTTPRPARLSVTTTTPGSRLNGSSTITRKTASGSASPAPTRRNISGSTTPSGMQTPRKSSAEPTFSSTMHRTARGTTPTEKREPFRL